The nucleotide sequence CGGCCGGCGGACATTGTGAAGTCCCTGGTGGTCAAGCACCGGGACGGCAGCTTCCTCTTCGCTTTGATTCCCGGGGACCGCCAGATCTCCTGGCCCAAGCTGCGCGCGCTGGTGGGCGTCAATAAGTTGTCACTCCCACCCGCGGAGGTGGCGTTGGACGCCACCGGCTATGAACGCGGAACCATCACTCCCCTGGGCAGCACCACGGCATGGCCCGTGTACGCCGACGCCACGATTACGGGGCGGCGCATCTCCATGGGAGCCGGGGCACACGGACGCAGCGCTTTTGTTGACGCCGATGCGCTGACCTCAGCCCTGGGCGCCGTCGTAGCGGACATCAGCGAACCTTCTTAAAGCAACGCGGGGTCACTTATGGCCGGTAAATCCCCTTGGGATGGGCCATAAGTGACCCCGCGTTGCTGTTTAACGCAGGAAGCCCCGCCCGGCGAACCGGACGGGGCTTCCAAAGCAAAACGAGTTACTTGAGGGTAACCGTTGCGCCAGCTTCTTCGAGCTGAGCCTTTGCCTTCTCTGCGGCTTCCTTGTTGGCGCCTTCGAGAACAGCCTTCGGTGCGCTGTCAACCAGGTCCTTGGCTTCCTTGAGGCCGAGGGAGGTGATGGCGCGAACTTCCTTGATCACTGCGATCTTCTTGTCGCCAGCAGCTTCGAGGATGACGTCGAAGTCAGTCTTCTCTTCAGCAGCTTCAGCAGCACCGCCGGCAGCGGGGCCAGCAACTGC is from Paenarthrobacter nicotinovorans and encodes:
- a CDS encoding aminoacyl-tRNA deacylase, with product MGGIETEGAERFLADAAARGLDVDVVERPAARSLEEAATILGIRPADIVKSLVVKHRDGSFLFALIPGDRQISWPKLRALVGVNKLSLPPAEVALDATGYERGTITPLGSTTAWPVYADATITGRRISMGAGAHGRSAFVDADALTSALGAVVADISEPS
- the rplL gene encoding 50S ribosomal protein L7/L12, with the protein product MAKLSNEELIEAFKELTIIELSEFVKLFEETFEVTAAAVAVAGPAAGGAAEAAEEKTDFDVILEAAGDKKIAVIKEVRAITSLGLKEAKDLVDSAPKAVLEGANKEAAEKAKAQLEEAGATVTLK